From Patescibacteria group bacterium, the proteins below share one genomic window:
- a CDS encoding P-loop NTPase, translating to MQKIAITGGKGGTGKSTITILFANKLIKEDKKVILCDCDVECPNDYLLLGQKLEKSKKKVYAEFPKLNKRKCKKCGLCVEICRNNAAFQAPEKYPVFIKDLCSACGACWIVCPHGAIQPKKEEIGQIFLNKIEKDYWLVTGLAKPGLEETGPVVTKTKKFVSNLVRKNKPDFLLFDTAAGTHCPVISALLGCDLAYAVTEPTPMGAYDLNLILDLCQKLKVPAKIILNHANLGDKRKIQKIAKKYKIKIEKEIPYSKKLVEAYSKGKLLDFELVKL from the coding sequence ATGCAAAAAATTGCTATTACCGGTGGCAAAGGTGGTACTGGGAAAAGTACCATTACTATCTTATTTGCTAATAAATTAATTAAAGAAGATAAGAAAGTTATTCTTTGTGATTGTGATGTGGAGTGCCCTAATGATTATTTGTTATTGGGTCAAAAATTAGAAAAATCCAAAAAGAAAGTTTATGCTGAATTCCCAAAATTAAATAAAAGAAAATGTAAAAAATGTGGTTTGTGCGTCGAAATCTGTCGAAATAATGCTGCTTTTCAAGCTCCAGAGAAATATCCAGTATTTATTAAAGATCTATGTTCAGCTTGTGGAGCTTGCTGGATTGTTTGTCCACACGGAGCCATCCAGCCGAAAAAAGAAGAGATTGGTCAAATCTTTTTAAATAAAATTGAGAAAGACTATTGGCTAGTAACTGGTCTTGCCAAACCGGGCCTTGAGGAAACAGGCCCTGTAGTTACTAAAACAAAAAAATTTGTTTCAAATCTGGTTAGGAAAAATAAGCCAGATTTTCTTTTATTTGATACGGCTGCCGGTACTCATTGTCCAGTAATTTCTGCTCTTTTGGGTTGTGATTTGGCTTACGCTGTTACTGAACCTACTCCAATGGGAGCTTATGATTTGAATTTAATTTTGGATTTATGCCAAAAACTCAAGGTGCCAGCCAAAATAATTTTGAATCACGCTAATTTAGGAGATAAAAGGAAAATTCAAAAAATCGCCAAAAAATATAAAATTAAAATAGAAAAAGAAATTCCTTATTCAAAAAAATTAGTTGAGGCCTATTCAAAAGGGAAATTACTCGATTTTGAATTAGTAAAATTGTAA
- a CDS encoding NifB/NifX family molybdenum-iron cluster-binding protein, producing MKICICTTGPDLDSPIDQVFGRCSYFLFVDMETEEFKTVENEAKKAVGGAGIAAAQTVANEKAEVVIVGNVGPNALAVLEQSGIKVISGVSGTAKEALEKFKKGELEST from the coding sequence ATGAAAATTTGTATTTGTACAACTGGCCCTGATTTAGATTCTCCAATTGATCAAGTTTTTGGTAGATGTAGTTATTTTTTATTTGTAGATATGGAAACCGAAGAATTTAAAACAGTAGAAAATGAAGCAAAAAAGGCAGTGGGCGGAGCAGGAATTGCTGCTGCTCAGACTGTTGCCAATGAAAAAGCAGAAGTAGTAATTGTAGGCAATGTTGGGCCTAATGCTTTAGCAGTACTAGAACAATCGGGAATTAAAGTAATTTCTGGGGTTTCGGGAACCGCCAAGGAGGCCTTGGAGAAATTTAAAAAAGGAGAATTAGAATCAACTTAG
- a CDS encoding DUF5320 family protein: MPFGYGGGPWWAYNQRDLRRYGGRCFRFPWLPRWWWAYPENWQEPTPKEEKEMLLEELKALREEMKAIEERLRELETKKGKK; encoded by the coding sequence ATGCCTTTTGGTTATGGTGGTGGTCCTTGGTGGGCTTACAATCAAAGAGATTTAAGAAGATATGGGGGAAGATGTTTTAGATTTCCTTGGCTTCCTCGTTGGTGGTGGGCTTATCCTGAGAATTGGCAAGAGCCTACTCCGAAAGAAGAAAAAGAGATGCTTTTGGAAGAGCTTAAGGCCTTACGAGAGGAAATGAAAGCCATTGAAGAAAGATTAAGAGAGTTAGAAACTAAAAAAGGAAAAAAATAA